One Patescibacteria group bacterium genomic region harbors:
- a CDS encoding class I SAM-dependent methyltransferase → MSKLTPPNYSEYNPKNYQEKIHTPSSSREFFTEHLNPVIAEALGKNQPVTVLNIGIGPGHEFDHSEIKENPDLKVIGVDIDHVTLREHTRKRLPQSLLVAADIRHSPFDEKKEFADCGVVTNALMFNPKEVLEMLFASLKPDGKAVLNNSIFELIKPARKARQLAKGCQNFSVPINFGAEVVNFTAIDYSNYQQAEYRKLGTQIYPSTLADAKKMLTLSGFQILDCKQFEYQKNNKSAETTVFLVQKPAQ, encoded by the coding sequence ATGTCCAAACTCACACCGCCCAATTATTCCGAATACAACCCAAAAAATTACCAGGAGAAAATCCACACGCCTTCTTCTAGCCGAGAGTTTTTCACCGAGCATCTCAATCCCGTCATCGCCGAAGCGCTAGGAAAAAACCAACCGGTGACTGTCTTGAATATCGGCATTGGACCAGGACACGAATTCGACCATTCCGAAATTAAAGAAAACCCCGATTTAAAAGTCATAGGCGTCGACATTGACCATGTGACATTAAGAGAGCATACGAGAAAAAGACTGCCGCAAAGCCTCTTGGTGGCAGCCGACATAAGACACTCGCCCTTCGACGAAAAGAAGGAGTTTGCTGACTGCGGCGTGGTCACCAACGCTTTGATGTTCAATCCGAAAGAAGTTCTCGAAATGCTTTTCGCCTCACTCAAGCCCGACGGCAAAGCTGTCCTAAATAATTCAATTTTTGAGCTCATTAAGCCAGCCAGAAAAGCGCGACAACTCGCCAAGGGCTGTCAGAATTTCTCAGTTCCAATTAATTTTGGAGCGGAAGTCGTAAACTTCACAGCCATAGATTATTCGAACTACCAGCAAGCAGAATACCGTAAGCTCGGGACACAAATTTACCCAAGCACTTTGGCTGATGCCAAAAAAATGTTAACTCTGAGTGGTTTTCAGATTCTCGATTGCAAACAATTTGAATACCAAAAAAATAACAAGAGCGCGGAGACGACCGTTTTCCTCGTCCAAAAACCAGCGCAATAA
- the ppdK gene encoding pyruvate, phosphate dikinase — MSKRVYDFSEGSAKMRELLGGKGANLAEMSSLGIPVPPGFTITTETCAEYAQAGGKFPTGLLKEVEEHLAKLEKKMGKKLGDAKDPLLVSVRSGAAASMPGMMDTVLNLGMNDKSVAGLAAVSGNARFAWDAYRRFIQMFGDVVLGVEHAHFEHELDKLKAAKKVKNDLELDAADLEKLTASYKKVVKNAIGKDFPQDPLEQLKLSIQAVFGSWDNPRAIYYRKMNNIKGLIGTAVNVQAMVFGNLGETSGTGVAFTRDPSTGEKKFFGEYLMNAQGEDVVAGIRTPQPISHLQKSNPKVYAELTKIYQKLEKHYRDMQDLEFTIERGKLFLLQTRNGKRTARAAVRIAVELVREKMITEKEAVLRVDPYSLDQLLHPSLDPKAKKIVLTKGLPASPGAASGKVVFTADEAEHFGNLGENVILVRKETSPEDIHGMHAARGILTARGGMTSHAAVVARGMGRCCVAGAEKIEVDYIKKQFRVGTKIVSAGDIITLDGSTGEVMLGEIATVEPQLDANFKKLMTFADKFRTLKIRTNADTPHDAAFAREMGAEGIGLCRTEHMFFEPERILAVREMIVADSVEARKKALAKLLPFQRDDFYRIFKAMKGLPVTVRLLDPPLHEFLPNEEKEIRGLAKTLQISEQKLRERMAALHEVNPMMGLRGARLMVVYPEIVEMQAQAIFEAAVRLKKEKIDVIPEVMIPLIGMMEEFYLLAKIVRSTGNAIIQKSGVQLKYAVGTMIEIPRACIRARKIARQAEFFSFGTNDLTQLTFGFSRDDAPKFVPKYIEEGILDNDPFASLDQRGVGELVQMGIERGRTDKKDLKCGICGEHGGDPASVEFCHRVGMNYVSCSPFRVPIARLAAAQAALRK; from the coding sequence ATGTCCAAACGCGTTTACGATTTCTCGGAAGGTTCAGCCAAAATGCGCGAGCTGCTCGGCGGTAAAGGCGCGAATCTCGCCGAGATGAGCTCACTCGGGATTCCGGTTCCGCCGGGATTCACGATTACGACTGAGACTTGCGCGGAATATGCCCAAGCGGGTGGCAAATTTCCGACCGGACTTTTGAAAGAGGTCGAAGAGCATCTCGCCAAATTGGAAAAGAAAATGGGCAAGAAATTGGGTGACGCGAAAGATCCTTTGCTCGTCTCTGTCCGCTCCGGCGCGGCGGCTTCGATGCCGGGCATGATGGACACGGTTTTGAATCTCGGCATGAATGACAAGTCGGTCGCGGGTCTCGCGGCAGTCTCGGGCAACGCGCGTTTCGCGTGGGACGCTTACCGTCGCTTCATTCAAATGTTTGGCGATGTGGTTCTCGGCGTCGAGCACGCACATTTCGAACACGAACTCGACAAACTGAAGGCTGCGAAGAAAGTGAAAAATGACCTCGAGCTTGATGCGGCGGATTTGGAAAAATTAACTGCGAGTTACAAAAAAGTCGTGAAAAACGCTATTGGCAAAGACTTTCCGCAAGATCCACTCGAACAACTCAAGCTTTCGATTCAGGCAGTCTTCGGCAGCTGGGACAATCCACGCGCGATTTATTATCGCAAGATGAACAACATCAAAGGCCTGATCGGGACGGCGGTGAATGTCCAGGCGATGGTTTTCGGCAATCTCGGTGAGACTTCGGGCACGGGTGTCGCTTTCACACGCGATCCGTCGACAGGCGAGAAGAAATTTTTCGGCGAATACCTGATGAATGCGCAGGGCGAGGATGTCGTCGCGGGGATTCGTACACCGCAGCCGATTTCACATTTACAAAAATCGAATCCGAAAGTGTACGCCGAGCTGACGAAGATTTACCAAAAATTAGAAAAGCATTACCGCGACATGCAGGATCTCGAATTCACCATCGAGCGCGGCAAACTTTTCCTGCTGCAGACGCGCAACGGCAAACGCACGGCGCGGGCGGCGGTGCGCATCGCAGTCGAATTAGTTCGCGAAAAAATGATCACCGAAAAAGAAGCGGTGCTGCGCGTCGATCCTTATTCTCTCGATCAATTGCTGCATCCGTCGCTTGATCCCAAGGCGAAGAAAATTGTGCTGACCAAAGGTTTGCCCGCGAGTCCGGGCGCTGCCAGTGGCAAAGTCGTCTTCACGGCAGACGAAGCGGAACACTTCGGCAATCTCGGCGAGAATGTGATTCTCGTGCGTAAAGAAACTTCACCCGAGGATATTCACGGGATGCACGCGGCGCGGGGAATTCTCACAGCGCGTGGCGGTATGACCTCGCACGCGGCAGTCGTCGCGCGTGGCATGGGTCGTTGCTGCGTCGCGGGTGCGGAGAAAATCGAAGTTGATTACATCAAAAAACAATTCCGTGTCGGCACGAAAATCGTGAGTGCCGGCGACATAATCACGCTCGACGGTTCGACGGGGGAGGTGATGCTCGGCGAAATCGCGACGGTCGAACCGCAGCTCGATGCGAATTTCAAGAAGCTCATGACTTTCGCGGACAAATTCCGCACGCTCAAAATTCGCACCAATGCGGACACGCCGCACGACGCCGCTTTCGCACGCGAAATGGGTGCGGAGGGAATTGGTCTCTGTCGCACAGAGCACATGTTTTTCGAGCCGGAGCGCATTCTCGCGGTGCGTGAAATGATCGTCGCCGATTCAGTAGAGGCGCGTAAAAAAGCGCTTGCGAAATTGCTACCATTCCAGCGTGACGATTTTTACCGCATTTTCAAAGCGATGAAAGGTTTGCCGGTGACCGTGCGTCTGCTTGATCCGCCGCTCCACGAATTTCTCCCGAATGAAGAAAAAGAAATCCGCGGACTCGCCAAGACGCTCCAAATTTCCGAACAAAAACTGCGCGAGCGCATGGCGGCGCTACACGAAGTCAATCCGATGATGGGTCTGCGCGGCGCGCGCCTGATGGTCGTCTATCCCGAGATTGTCGAGATGCAGGCGCAGGCGATTTTCGAGGCGGCGGTCAGATTGAAAAAAGAAAAGATCGATGTGATTCCCGAGGTCATGATTCCGCTCATCGGTATGATGGAAGAATTTTATTTACTCGCGAAGATTGTGCGTTCGACCGGCAACGCCATCATTCAAAAATCCGGCGTTCAGCTGAAATACGCAGTTGGCACGATGATCGAGATTCCGCGCGCCTGCATTCGCGCTCGCAAAATCGCGCGCCAGGCGGAGTTCTTCAGCTTCGGAACGAATGACCTCACGCAGCTCACCTTCGGTTTCTCCCGCGACGATGCTCCGAAATTTGTCCCGAAATACATCGAAGAGGGAATTCTCGATAACGATCCTTTTGCTTCGCTCGATCAGCGCGGCGTCGGAGAATTGGTCCAGATGGGTATCGAGCGCGGGCGCACTGACAAAAAAGACTTGAAATGCGGCATCTGCGGCGAACACGGCGGCGACCCAGCCTCGGTCGAATTTTGTCACCGCGTCGGCATGAATTATGTCTCTTGCTCGCCCTTCCGTGTCCCGATCGCGCGACTCGCGGCGGCGCAGGCGGCACTACGAAAATGA
- a CDS encoding Fic/DOC family N-terminal domain-containing protein, producing MIKKSFVPPFLPPKLDYSLVFQNIIKARDIVARYDEAVKRLPNPEIIQRSFETKEAVLSSKIEGTQATLDEVFMFDAQDTKSELNEKEKDYREISNYRLAIEYGKNLLREKPLAENVIKSLHSLLLNSVRGQNKDPGQIRKTQVFIGPYGATIDQATFVPPEPQHIPALFSNLEKYLYAEDAIDPLVQIAIAHYQFEAIHPFMDGNGRVGRLLVPLFLYEKKITAYPNIYISEFLEEHRDTYYQSLQDVSEKGNWVSWIKFFLDAIAEQTKITLERVVKIEKLYKNLKERMPEVNSIYAIKFLDAIFIKPTFSTKSIRETSKISNSQTLYTVIQKFAELEIITDVTPKRARNKIYVFSDLRKIIK from the coding sequence ATGATAAAAAAGTCTTTCGTCCCGCCATTCTTACCCCCGAAGTTAGACTATTCGCTAGTTTTCCAAAACATTATAAAGGCAAGGGATATTGTTGCGCGATATGATGAAGCCGTAAAAAGACTACCAAATCCAGAAATTATTCAACGCTCTTTTGAAACCAAAGAGGCGGTTTTAAGCTCAAAAATAGAAGGCACTCAGGCTACCTTAGATGAGGTTTTCATGTTTGATGCCCAAGATACTAAATCCGAACTGAACGAAAAAGAAAAAGATTATCGAGAAATTTCTAACTATCGTTTAGCCATAGAGTATGGAAAAAATCTTTTGAGAGAAAAACCCTTAGCTGAAAATGTGATTAAAAGTTTGCATAGCCTACTTCTAAATTCGGTTAGAGGACAGAACAAAGATCCAGGACAAATTAGAAAAACTCAGGTTTTTATAGGTCCATATGGTGCTACTATTGACCAGGCGACCTTTGTCCCACCAGAACCTCAACACATCCCAGCACTCTTCTCGAATTTAGAAAAATATCTCTACGCTGAGGATGCCATTGATCCCCTAGTTCAAATTGCCATCGCACATTATCAATTTGAAGCGATTCATCCATTCATGGATGGAAATGGACGAGTAGGAAGACTACTTGTGCCACTTTTCTTATATGAAAAGAAAATCACAGCTTATCCAAATATCTATATTAGTGAGTTTCTAGAAGAACATCGCGACACCTATTATCAATCCCTACAGGATGTCAGCGAAAAAGGTAACTGGGTTTCTTGGATTAAATTTTTTCTTGATGCTATTGCAGAACAGACAAAAATAACTTTGGAGCGAGTGGTAAAAATAGAAAAGCTGTACAAAAACCTAAAAGAACGAATGCCAGAGGTTAACTCAATTTATGCCATTAAGTTTTTAGACGCCATCTTTATTAAGCCAACTTTCTCTACTAAATCAATTCGAGAGACTTCCAAAATATCTAATAGCCAAACTTTATACACAGTAATCCAAAAGTTTGCTGAGCTTGAAATTATTACCGATGTCACGCCGAAAAGAGCGCGAAATAAAATCTATGTTTTTAGCGACTTAAGAAAAATTATTAAATAG
- a CDS encoding transposase encodes MKFQEKYRTESHRLTGWDYSQDGFYFITICTQNRENIFGEIRNGKMQLSEIGKIVEEEWQRTEKIRRNVKLDAFVVMLNHLHGIVIIDNVLESKNVETHCNAFLQKQNSGQNYKNKFGPQSNNLSAIIRGFKSAVTKRIHQIQPALDRVWQPRFHDRIIRDEDELNRVRDYIWQNPENWGKDEENQERF; translated from the coding sequence GTGAAATTCCAAGAAAAATACCGCACGGAATCACATCGGCTAACCGGCTGGGATTATTCCCAAGATGGTTTTTATTTCATCACTATATGCACCCAAAATCGAGAAAATATTTTTGGCGAAATTCGAAATGGAAAAATGCAGCTCAGCGAGATTGGAAAAATCGTAGAAGAAGAATGGCAACGAACCGAAAAGATTCGCCGAAATGTGAAATTGGATGCGTTTGTCGTGATGCTGAATCATCTGCACGGAATTGTGATTATCGACAATGTTTTGGAATCAAAAAATGTAGAAACGCATTGCAATGCGTTTCTACAAAAACAAAATTCGGGACAAAATTACAAAAATAAATTCGGTCCTCAATCAAATAATTTGTCGGCAATTATCCGCGGTTTTAAATCCGCCGTCACAAAACGCATTCACCAAATCCAACCTGCGCTCGACCGCGTCTGGCAACCGCGATTTCATGACAGGATAATCCGCGACGAAGATGAACTAAATCGCGTTCGTGATTATATTTGGCAAAATCCCGAGAACTGGGGAAAAGATGAGGAAAACCAAGAGAGATTTTGA